CGGTACCAGCTCGTGTAGTTCCGGAATCAGGCGCAGGCCGTTTTCCTCGCTCAGCTTGAGGTCTAGCACACAATGGCGTGGCTGGTGGCGGCGTGAGAGGGTACGGGCTTCATCGGCGCGGCTGGTGGAGATGACGTCGAAACCGCGGGAGGTGAGGGCACGGCTGAGTACGCGTACAAAGGTGGCGTCGTCATCCACGATCAACAGTGAACGTGTGCTGCTTGCCTGGTTCGGGTGGATCATTTGCTGCTACCGGTCGTATTCGCCCGCCTATTTTGCCGCATTTGATGGCCGCATGCAGGCATGCGAGCCTGCGGTCAGGCAATCATCGACAATGGCAACCGCAGTCGCATCTCCGCACCATGTTCGGTATTGACGGCGATCAATTCACCATTCAATCGTTCGGCCGTGGCTTCGGCCAGCGCCAAGCCGATACCCAGGCCACTTTGCTTGCCGCTTTCACCAATCGAAGCCGTTGCGCCACTCGGCGTAAAGCCTGGACCGTGATCGCGCACGATCCATTCCAGCCAGTCACCATCGCGGCGGACTTCCAGTTCAACGCTGTTGGAATCACGCATCACCGAGGCGTCGGCAGCGTTGTTGAGCAGATTGATCAAGGCGTGCCGCAGGCCAGGTGGGGTGCGCAACACCAGCGGTTCGAGCGCTGATGATACGAGTAGTTCAAGTTCGGCTTCCGGGCGCAGCAGCTTGAAACGTTCGATGAAGTGGTGAATGAATGCCTGGAGTTTCAGTCGCTCTGGCTCCTGTGATAACTGAGTTTTGCCGAATGCCACCATCTCGCGCAGGATGGTGCGACAGCGTTCGACCTGGCCTTCCAGCAGTTCAAGATCTTCAGCCAACGCAGCATCGCCGGCATGTTCGCGCCGTAGTTCCGGTAGCAGGGTACGCATGGTCGACAATGGTGTGTTGAGTTCGTGCGCGGCACCGGCGGCTTGCGTGGCCATGGCCAGGATGCCTTCGTCGCGCAAGGCGCGCTCGCGCACACGCTGCACTTCCAGTTGCTGCATGCGCACGGCAGTCGCCAGACGGTTGATGAAGAAGCCAAGCAGCACGGCCGTGATGGCGAAGTTCACGCCCATGCCGGCCACATGCAGCGAGAAACCGTGGTCGGCACCCGTCAGCGCATTCATCGGCAAGGGCACGTACCAGCGCAACACGACGAAGTAGGCGGCGCCAGCGATGACTGCGACGGAAAGTATGGCACGCACTGAGAGTGCCGCGGCACTCAGCGCGATGGGCACCAGTAACAGGGTAACGAAGGGGTTGCTGGCGCCGCCGGTGAAGTAGAGCAGATAGCCCAGTATCAGCGTATCTGTGACAACATGACACACCGTTTCCCATTCCCGCACTGGCCAGGGCTGGCTGATACGCCAGGCGGCGAACACTGCAAAGACGGCGAGCAGGTCGATGCCGAGGAGCAGCGAGAGGGTGGGAATGTCGATCCGCATCCACCAGGAGCAGATCATCACGGCGATACTCTGGCCGGTAATGGCGCACAGGCGCAGCCAGACAAGGGTGCGCGTCAGTGCAAAAGGCCCGATGGGTTGTTTGAGCTGGTGAGGGGGCATAAGCGCGTGAACAGGTTTGTCTTCATCCCGCTATCGACGGGGAGGTGTGGAGGGTGTTGCACCCACCCACTTCAGCGCAAGCGTGAATAATCCTGCACCAACCCTCCCCCGCGAGCAGGGGAGGGGGGCTTGAAGCATTAGGGCGTGTCGAATTCTTCGCTGCGCACGGCGGGCAACGGGTTGTGATTCGTCGCCGCGCCGGAATGACTGGCGGAAAGGCGATTCATCAGCGGTAGCATGATGACGGCCAGCGCAGTGCAGCCGATGCCCACGAAGCCAAGGATGTTGAACAGGTGCGTATAGATCGTGAGCGACTGCAGCGGATCGGTAAGATCTTCGGGGATGTGGGCAATGTTCGCCACAACGCTGCCCAGGTACTGCGAAATACCCACTGCAACGAAGTACGCGCCCATCATGAAACCGCCCATGCGCGCGGGCACGTAGCGGGCGATCATGGCCAGGCCAAGGCCGCTCACCAGTAGTTCGCCGAGTGAGTACAGGCCGTAACCCCAGATCATCACCCACGACGACACCTGGCCGTTCACCGCCCAGACCGCGCCGAAGCCATACATGAAAAAGCCCAGCGCCACGGCCGCGAAACCCCAGGTAAACTTCGCCGCAACCGAAGGATCCTTGCCGACGCGGCCGAGCGAGTTATAGATGAAAACCAACACCGGGCTGAGGATCACGATCCAGATGGCGTTCAAGTTCTGGTACTGCTCGGGAATCCAGTTGAACAGATGCACGCCGAACACGTCGAAAGACAGGTCGACGTTGCGCTGCGCAAACAGATTCAGTGACGTGGCCATCTGCGCATAGAAAATGAAGAAGAAGATCGTCTGCACGGTCAGTACCAGTGCAGCGATTAATCCGGCACGTTCACTGGGCTGGCTGCTGCGGATAAGGTGCACGAAGATGCCGAGAATCACGATGCCGGCTGCGTAAACGCAGAGTTTGGCAATGCCCTGGTCTTGTAGGATGAATGCGGATGCGAACACCATGGCGACGCCGCCGGCCAGCACGGTGAGCAGGTGTTTGAGATTGACCGGACGGTTGTCCGCGGGAGAGCCGATATGCTTCAGTGTGCGGCTCATCATAGAGTAATTGATCAGGCCCAGGATCAGGCCGATCGAGCAGACGCCAAAAGCGGTGTGCCAACCCATTGAGTCGCCGTAATCCGCTGCCACCACGTCGCGGATAAGCGGCGTGGCGGTCATCGAGATCATCGAGCCGATGTTCACCGCCATGTAGTAAATGGTGAAGGCGCTGTCGATGCGGGTTTCATCGCCCTCGTAGATCTTGCGCACCAGATTGCCGGCATTCGGTTTGAAGAAACCGTTGCCCACTACAATCACGCCGAGGGCGGCGTAGGTCATGTAGGCATCATTGGAAGGTATCCATAGCATGGCGTAGCCCAACGCCAGGATGGTTGCGCCCATCAGCATGGTGCGGCGGGTACCAAGCAGTTTGTCGCCGACCCAGCCGCCGATGGCGGGCGTGGCGTAAATCAGCGCCGCGGCGGCGCCCCAGACCAAATTGGCCTGGGTATCGACGAAGCCCAGCTTCTTCATCATGTAGGTGACCATCAACACCTGCATGCCGTAGAAGCCGAAGCGCTCCCACATTTCGATCAGGAAGACCGTGCTGAACGAGCGGGTTTGTGAAAAGGGGCGAGTCTGAGTTGCCATGTGGTATTCCATAAACGTGTACTACCAAGGTCGTAGTGACCTGTTTTTGCGCCCTTTGGGACGGACGCAACCGGCGAAGGGTAACCCATTCGTCATCAACTTGAAGTTGCAGTGCGGCATGCAAAATCCTGCGGGCGCCGGGGAAGGGCGTGCGGCTTGTGGCATCATGTCGCGCTTGTGACCGCCCTCGGGAGCTTCGCCCGCTATGCCGAAAAACGCTGTAACTCCCTTGGCGACTTGCCATTCCTACCATGCCTGGTAGTGGATTTCGGGGCGAGCCGCGCCAGCTCTGGCGCGCCTTCCTCTGGTCGATGAGCGGGCTGCGCGCCGGCTGGCGCCACGAGGCTTCGTTCCGGCTTGAGGCCATGCTCACTGTCATTCTGGTGCCGGTCGGTTTGTGGGCGGGGCACGGGGCGCTGGAAAAGATCGCGCTGATCTCGCCGGTGATTCTGATGTTGTCGGTGGAATTGCTCAATTCCGCCATCGAGGCCGTCGTGGACAAAGTCAGCCCGGAATTTCATGAGCTGGCCGGTCGCGCCAAGGACATGGGCTCGGCGGCG
The sequence above is a segment of the Dyella sp. M7H15-1 genome. Coding sequences within it:
- a CDS encoding ATP-binding protein — translated: MPPHQLKQPIGPFALTRTLVWLRLCAITGQSIAVMICSWWMRIDIPTLSLLLGIDLLAVFAVFAAWRISQPWPVREWETVCHVVTDTLILGYLLYFTGGASNPFVTLLLVPIALSAAALSVRAILSVAVIAGAAYFVVLRWYVPLPMNALTGADHGFSLHVAGMGVNFAITAVLLGFFINRLATAVRMQQLEVQRVRERALRDEGILAMATQAAGAAHELNTPLSTMRTLLPELRREHAGDAALAEDLELLEGQVERCRTILREMVAFGKTQLSQEPERLKLQAFIHHFIERFKLLRPEAELELLVSSALEPLVLRTPPGLRHALINLLNNAADASVMRDSNSVELEVRRDGDWLEWIVRDHGPGFTPSGATASIGESGKQSGLGIGLALAEATAERLNGELIAVNTEHGAEMRLRLPLSMIA
- a CDS encoding oligopeptide:H+ symporter, translating into MATQTRPFSQTRSFSTVFLIEMWERFGFYGMQVLMVTYMMKKLGFVDTQANLVWGAAAALIYATPAIGGWVGDKLLGTRRTMLMGATILALGYAMLWIPSNDAYMTYAALGVIVVGNGFFKPNAGNLVRKIYEGDETRIDSAFTIYYMAVNIGSMISMTATPLIRDVVAADYGDSMGWHTAFGVCSIGLILGLINYSMMSRTLKHIGSPADNRPVNLKHLLTVLAGGVAMVFASAFILQDQGIAKLCVYAAGIVILGIFVHLIRSSQPSERAGLIAALVLTVQTIFFFIFYAQMATSLNLFAQRNVDLSFDVFGVHLFNWIPEQYQNLNAIWIVILSPVLVFIYNSLGRVGKDPSVAAKFTWGFAAVALGFFMYGFGAVWAVNGQVSSWVMIWGYGLYSLGELLVSGLGLAMIARYVPARMGGFMMGAYFVAVGISQYLGSVVANIAHIPEDLTDPLQSLTIYTHLFNILGFVGIGCTALAVIMLPLMNRLSASHSGAATNHNPLPAVRSEEFDTP
- a CDS encoding diacylglycerol kinase; translation: MPGSGFRGEPRQLWRAFLWSMSGLRAGWRHEASFRLEAMLTVILVPVGLWAGHGALEKIALISPVILMLSVELLNSAIEAVVDKVSPEFHELAGRAKDMGSAAVFMLLVLVALSWGLILGPRWF